The proteins below are encoded in one region of Borrelia duttonii Ly:
- a CDS encoding superoxide dismutase produces MFKLPELGYSYDALEPYIDAKTMEIHHSKHHNAYTVNLNSVLEKTKVNCSYDIESILKNIQRFPIEFQKVVKNNAGGYANHNLYFRTLKPGNKDNILKNFEEHVNATFSSLDNLKVALKDLAVSIFGSGWAWLVLYANRELQVISRPNQDSPLMEDYKPILGIDVWEHAYYLKYQNRRAEYIDAFFKTLNWEEISRIYNEIIE; encoded by the coding sequence ATGTTTAAATTACCAGAACTTGGCTATTCTTATGATGCTTTGGAGCCTTATATTGATGCTAAGACAATGGAAATTCATCATAGTAAGCATCATAATGCTTATACAGTAAATTTAAATTCTGTACTTGAAAAGACAAAAGTAAATTGTTCTTATGATATTGAAAGTATATTAAAAAATATTCAGCGATTTCCAATTGAATTTCAAAAAGTTGTTAAAAATAATGCAGGTGGATATGCTAATCATAATTTATATTTTAGAACTTTAAAACCTGGCAATAAAGATAATATTTTGAAAAATTTTGAAGAGCATGTAAATGCTACTTTTAGTAGTCTTGATAATTTGAAGGTGGCCTTAAAAGATTTAGCTGTTAGTATTTTTGGAAGTGGTTGGGCTTGGTTGGTTCTTTATGCAAATAGGGAGCTGCAAGTAATATCAAGACCAAATCAAGATAGTCCTTTGATGGAGGATTATAAGCCAATTTTAGGTATTGATGTTTGGGAACATGCTTATTATCTTAAATATCAAAATAGAAGGGCTGAATATATTGATGCGTTTTTTAAGACATTAAATTGGGAAGAAATTTCGCGAATTTATAATGAAATCATAGAATAA
- a CDS encoding RHS repeat domain-containing protein: MFLIMFFLAYTLFSEEIYYKFVDYDIDYKIIGKYEINKEDAEEEYGYRFTYNDGKLIVVDYIGKLSILMPSFFGTNQIKIEHFKDIERRLFLNRGFAAKNLKDVYVEQIEYLSNGKPKSIFNYNKSNEIIRDKYGVAYYHFVYNDDGSFYVYRFSEVGFQIKDLNDVYYTKIIYENSNRTKTVLYYDGNNYNIKAKNGIYGFKLTYDSAHNIVKEEYVDEDFSLSSNPFSVAVKTYRYDSSGNLIEVVNYDVKNNLTPDENNVAIYRYDYNLKEKDYCCREYNYDANNNLTVSQNGYAMRKTIFYIQNNEKRIINYSNKINKNYDSAVPVSYEEKYEIMDNFKGIAVYSYKYDNKFYLIERLFFDKNFNLVSDSNGVMIYKYAYNEDGLLESQEHYGDFDNPISDIVGVFRYKFLYDINGNVILKSNYSKNGALVADENAVFEYTYEYDKQNRLISQKNFGNLGQLQDDIYGVSMYKYEYNKFGKISKKTNHGPDLRLRDNIGGISIYKWIYDSKGDLIDFQKFDSLGNLI, from the coding sequence ATGTTTTTGATAATGTTTTTTTTAGCTTATACTCTTTTTTCAGAAGAAATTTATTATAAATTTGTTGATTATGATATTGATTATAAAATAATTGGAAAATATGAAATTAATAAGGAAGATGCTGAAGAGGAGTATGGGTATAGATTTACTTATAATGATGGCAAACTTATAGTTGTTGATTATATTGGAAAGCTTAGTATTTTAATGCCTTCTTTTTTTGGTACAAATCAAATAAAAATAGAACATTTTAAAGATATAGAGAGAAGATTGTTTTTAAATAGAGGCTTTGCTGCTAAAAACTTGAAAGATGTTTATGTTGAACAAATAGAATATTTATCAAATGGTAAACCCAAGAGTATTTTTAATTATAATAAGTCTAATGAAATTATAAGAGATAAGTATGGAGTTGCTTATTATCATTTTGTTTATAATGATGATGGTAGTTTTTATGTTTATAGGTTTAGTGAGGTTGGTTTTCAGATTAAGGATTTAAATGATGTTTATTATACTAAAATTATTTATGAGAATTCTAATCGTACAAAAACAGTTTTATATTATGATGGTAATAACTATAATATAAAGGCTAAAAATGGAATTTATGGTTTTAAATTGACTTATGATAGTGCACATAATATTGTTAAAGAAGAATACGTAGATGAAGATTTTTCTTTGTCCTCAAATCCTTTTTCTGTTGCAGTAAAGACATATCGTTATGACTCAAGTGGTAATCTTATTGAAGTTGTAAATTATGATGTTAAGAATAATTTAACTCCTGATGAGAATAATGTGGCAATATATAGGTATGATTATAATTTAAAAGAAAAAGATTATTGTTGTAGAGAATATAATTATGATGCTAATAATAATTTGACCGTTAGTCAAAATGGTTATGCCATGAGAAAAACCATTTTTTATATACAAAATAATGAAAAGAGAATAATAAATTATAGTAATAAGATAAATAAGAATTATGATAGTGCTGTTCCTGTTAGTTATGAGGAAAAATATGAGATAATGGATAATTTTAAAGGTATTGCGGTTTATAGTTATAAATATGATAATAAATTTTATTTAATAGAGAGACTTTTTTTTGACAAAAATTTCAATTTAGTTAGTGATTCTAATGGTGTTATGATTTATAAATATGCTTATAATGAAGATGGACTTCTTGAATCTCAGGAACATTATGGAGATTTTGATAATCCTATAAGTGATATTGTAGGTGTTTTTAGGTACAAGTTTTTGTATGATATTAATGGTAATGTTATATTGAAGAGTAATTATTCTAAAAATGGAGCTTTAGTTGCAGATGAAAATGCTGTTTTTGAATATACTTATGAGTATGATAAACAAAATCGACTAATTAGTCAGAAAAATTTTGGTAATTTAGGTCAATTGCAAGATGATATTTATGGTGTTAGCATGTATAAGTATGAATATAATAAATTTGGTAAAATTTCAAAGAAAACAAATCATGGCCCAGATTTAAGATTGAGAGATAATATTGGGGGTATTTCAATTTATAAATGGATATATGATAGTAAAGGTGATTTAATTGATTTTCAAAAATTTGATTCTTTAGGTAATTTAATATAA
- a CDS encoding LIC_12708 family protein, giving the protein MKKFYKIHLNIFFIIISCNTKTLNELGEQQFKIPFGTLPGEITPLTNKFTNSGFDIKTYNGLVYIVETKANKLMIFTSYGKLIQTYQNGIFKTNDNLKIKKVNFENIQTIYPSKDFIIVSDKINNTKSKFDEKENIAYSTQIFILNKDSSVAILGQEGHNGTPFPEVCDINIDDGNNIAIITIYHEGYIIYSYDQDLSPLYKIYINTNILQIPEEEKKKYNISIDKIFFEVNKKIIYAKTTYYENIRTNENINDLGVRIKNQHFYTMSLNKNKEFEIKNKITLPQNLLDDQQESFINIIGIQKNKIIASTNMKNLSNILIWKLDNRGKIKEQMILIEPPNLKFLAESLSKDGILSILYAEKSGVSVYWWNLNTLLKL; this is encoded by the coding sequence ATGAAAAAGTTTTATAAAATTCATTTAAATATATTTTTTATAATTATATCATGTAACACTAAAACTTTAAACGAACTTGGAGAACAACAGTTTAAAATACCATTTGGAACACTACCCGGAGAAATAACACCACTTACAAACAAATTTACAAATTCAGGCTTTGATATTAAAACATACAACGGTCTTGTATATATTGTAGAGACAAAAGCAAACAAACTCATGATTTTTACATCTTATGGAAAATTAATTCAAACTTACCAAAATGGCATATTTAAAACAAATGACAATCTGAAAATAAAAAAAGTAAACTTTGAAAATATCCAGACTATATATCCATCAAAAGACTTTATCATAGTATCAGATAAAATAAACAACACAAAATCTAAATTCGACGAAAAAGAAAACATAGCATACTCTACACAAATCTTTATTCTAAATAAAGATTCATCTGTAGCAATACTGGGACAAGAAGGACATAATGGAACGCCATTTCCAGAAGTTTGTGATATTAATATCGATGATGGAAATAACATAGCAATAATAACCATATATCACGAAGGTTACATAATATACTCTTACGATCAAGATCTCTCACCTCTTTATAAGATATATATAAACACAAACATATTACAAATACCAGAAGAAGAGAAAAAAAAATATAATATATCAATAGACAAAATATTTTTTGAAGTAAATAAAAAAATTATTTATGCAAAGACAACATACTATGAAAACATTAGAACAAATGAAAACATTAATGACCTAGGAGTCAGAATCAAAAATCAACACTTTTATACAATGAGCTTAAATAAAAATAAAGAATTTGAAATAAAAAACAAAATTACGCTACCGCAAAATTTATTAGATGATCAACAAGAAAGTTTTATCAATATCATTGGAATTCAAAAAAATAAAATAATAGCATCTACTAATATGAAAAATTTATCTAATATTTTAATATGGAAATTAGACAATAGAGGAAAGATAAAAGAACAAATGATACTAATTGAACCACCTAATCTTAAATTTCTTGCTGAAAGTCTATCAAAAGACGGAATACTTAGTATACTTTATGCAGAGAAAAGCGGAGTTAGTGTCTATTGGTGGAATTTAAATACATTGCTTAAATTATGA
- the alr gene encoding alanine racemase, translating into MTKHKEIIINFKNLEHNLITIKSHVHKKELVATLKADAYGHGLIQTFKFFKEKNINYFGLFSIYDALKLRKIDKKSNILLYINNINKNAIKNLVNFEITPFVADSQYLSLIEEECKRQNKKIKVHLKVDVGMNRYGIKTENALNLATKIQDSKLVEFEGICTHLPTTENTKITQTQSKKFDYLINELKNKNINPKFIHISNSGHITNYKISEKFNMIRPGLILYGYHPNPNNQNNNLKLKPVLNLYSKVIFIKNIKKGDQISYSGLFKAKEDMQIGLIPVGYFDGIPQNTSKNFYCIIKNKKCFIRGKICMNISIIEIPQDLKINIGDKVEIVSERLSLDILSKESGRSTYELLCSIGKNEKKKYLY; encoded by the coding sequence ATGACAAAACATAAAGAAATAATAATAAACTTTAAAAATCTAGAACATAATCTAATTACAATTAAAAGTCATGTTCACAAAAAAGAATTAGTAGCAACACTAAAAGCAGATGCTTACGGACATGGACTTATTCAAACATTTAAATTTTTTAAAGAAAAAAATATAAATTATTTTGGTCTTTTTTCAATATATGACGCTCTAAAACTTAGGAAAATCGATAAAAAATCAAACATACTACTCTATATCAATAATATCAATAAAAATGCAATAAAAAATTTAGTAAATTTCGAAATTACACCTTTTGTTGCTGACTCTCAATACTTATCATTAATAGAAGAAGAATGTAAAAGGCAAAATAAAAAAATTAAAGTTCATTTAAAAGTGGATGTAGGAATGAACAGATATGGAATCAAAACAGAAAATGCTTTAAATCTAGCAACTAAAATTCAAGATTCAAAATTGGTAGAATTTGAAGGAATTTGCACACATTTACCAACAACAGAAAACACAAAAATTACGCAAACACAAAGCAAAAAATTTGATTATCTCATAAATGAACTTAAAAATAAAAATATAAATCCAAAATTCATTCATATTTCCAACTCAGGACACATAACAAACTATAAAATAAGTGAAAAATTTAACATGATAAGGCCAGGCCTTATTTTATACGGATATCACCCAAATCCTAACAATCAAAACAATAATTTAAAACTGAAGCCTGTACTAAATTTATACTCAAAAGTAATATTTATTAAAAATATCAAAAAAGGAGACCAAATATCGTATTCTGGACTCTTTAAAGCAAAAGAAGATATGCAAATTGGACTTATACCTGTTGGATACTTTGATGGAATACCACAAAATACATCTAAAAATTTTTATTGCATAATAAAAAATAAAAAATGTTTTATTAGAGGAAAAATATGTATGAACATTTCCATCATAGAAATACCTCAAGATCTAAAAATCAATATAGGAGACAAAGTAGAAATAGTTTCTGAAAGATTAAGCTTAGATATACTTAGTAAAGAATCTGGCAGAAGTACATATGAACTACTTTGTTCTATTGGAAAAAATGAGAAAAAAAAATACTTATATTAA
- the secA gene encoding preprotein translocase subunit SecA, with product MLRAIFEATVGSKSKRDLKSYLPVLRNINKLESWALSLLDEDFSRETEKFKNELQSGKTLEDILERAFALSREAARRRLKERPYDVQLIAGLALHQGKIIEMKTGEGKTLSSVQAAYLNSLTGDGVIIVTVNDYLAERDSNWMKPVFDLLGVSVGVVLSNMDSSRRKIEYGKDITYVTNNELGFDYLRDNMCFDLSQKSLRNFNYCIIDEIDSILIDEARTPLIISGSTEGDTSAYLTVNSLVPFLKECSKDLKTGDYPLEIDDLDGDYTIDEKAKRISFTVNGLNNLERILVSKGIIQGSMYVDSNFNYVHYMTQALKAHLLFLKDREYIVGDFGVEIVDEFTGRVLKGRRYSDGLHQAIEAKEGVRVASENKTMATITFQNLFRMFNKISGMTGTADTEAKEFHRIYDLDVVVVPTNKLVARIDEDDIIYYTEDFKFRAITDEVFEAYKRGQPVLVGTVSIEKSEILSNMFKNRGIKHEVLNAKNHFREALIIAEAGAKYSVTIATNMAGRGTDIKLGGNLEHRVRKKFGTEISFDDLQKAMQSEREQYLKDYEEVKSLGGLYVIGSERHESRRIDNQLRGRGGRQGDPGRSRFYVSLEDDLMRLFAGDNLRALMGKLGMATGEPIAHSLLTKSLVNAQRRVEDRNFEIRKHLLEYDDVITKHREFIYSQRNLILADNNIKERILLSLREYLDFLFDQVKGDVVTSSVLNEINSVFAYMMESVGSVEKMSIADLKDKLMEVARSNLDIKEELIGSELLNEFLKYEYLKNIDSKFQEHLANLDSLRESVYLRSYANKNPITEYKEEGFAIFSELIKDIKIETLRRTLQVKIDVDSSNYKNKKPKDVHATHKEFSGIVSRERDDSVGVQIVRNTPKIGRNEPCYCGSKKKYKNCHGKN from the coding sequence ATGTTAAGAGCAATATTTGAGGCGACTGTTGGCTCAAAGAGTAAAAGGGATTTAAAAAGTTATCTTCCTGTTTTAAGAAATATTAATAAACTTGAATCTTGGGCACTATCTTTGTTGGATGAGGATTTTTCAAGGGAAACAGAAAAATTCAAAAATGAACTTCAGAGTGGTAAGACTTTAGAAGATATTTTAGAGAGAGCATTTGCACTCTCTAGAGAAGCTGCAAGAAGGCGACTTAAAGAGAGACCTTATGATGTTCAACTTATTGCTGGTCTTGCGCTTCATCAAGGTAAAATAATAGAAATGAAGACAGGAGAAGGTAAAACTTTGTCTTCTGTTCAGGCTGCTTATCTTAATAGTTTAACAGGTGATGGTGTTATTATTGTTACGGTTAATGATTATCTTGCAGAACGTGATTCAAATTGGATGAAACCTGTTTTTGATCTTTTGGGAGTGAGTGTTGGTGTTGTACTCTCTAATATGGATTCTTCTAGACGAAAGATAGAATATGGTAAAGATATTACCTATGTTACGAATAATGAGCTTGGATTTGATTATTTAAGAGATAATATGTGTTTTGATTTGTCTCAGAAATCTTTAAGAAATTTTAATTATTGCATTATTGATGAAATTGATTCTATTTTAATAGATGAAGCTAGAACACCTTTAATTATTTCAGGTTCAACTGAAGGTGATACTAGTGCTTATCTTACTGTTAATTCTCTTGTTCCTTTTCTAAAAGAGTGTTCTAAAGATCTAAAAACAGGAGATTATCCTTTAGAGATTGATGATCTTGATGGAGATTATACAATTGATGAAAAGGCTAAAAGAATATCTTTTACCGTTAATGGATTAAATAATCTTGAACGAATTTTAGTTTCGAAGGGCATAATTCAAGGGTCTATGTATGTTGATTCTAATTTTAATTATGTTCATTATATGACTCAGGCATTAAAGGCACATTTGTTGTTTTTAAAGGATAGGGAATACATTGTTGGAGATTTTGGTGTTGAAATTGTTGATGAATTTACAGGTCGTGTTTTAAAAGGACGAAGATATTCAGATGGTCTACATCAAGCTATTGAAGCTAAGGAAGGTGTTAGAGTTGCAAGTGAAAATAAGACTATGGCAACAATTACATTTCAAAATTTATTTAGGATGTTTAATAAGATTTCTGGTATGACTGGTACTGCAGATACAGAAGCGAAAGAGTTTCATAGAATATATGATCTTGATGTTGTAGTAGTTCCTACTAATAAATTGGTTGCAAGAATAGATGAAGATGATATCATTTATTATACTGAGGACTTTAAGTTTAGAGCAATTACGGATGAAGTTTTTGAGGCTTATAAGAGAGGACAACCTGTTCTTGTTGGGACAGTTTCTATTGAAAAGTCTGAAATTTTATCTAATATGTTTAAAAATAGAGGGATTAAACATGAAGTTTTAAATGCTAAAAATCATTTTCGTGAAGCATTAATTATTGCTGAAGCAGGGGCAAAATATTCTGTTACAATTGCAACTAATATGGCTGGCCGTGGTACTGATATTAAGCTTGGAGGTAATCTTGAACATAGAGTTCGTAAAAAATTTGGGACAGAAATAAGTTTTGATGATTTACAGAAAGCTATGCAAAGCGAGAGAGAGCAGTATCTTAAAGATTATGAAGAAGTTAAATCGCTTGGTGGGCTTTATGTTATTGGTAGTGAGCGTCATGAATCGCGAAGAATAGACAATCAGCTTAGAGGACGTGGGGGAAGACAGGGAGATCCTGGCAGATCAAGGTTTTATGTATCTCTTGAGGATGATTTGATGAGGCTTTTTGCAGGGGACAATTTAAGAGCTCTTATGGGGAAACTTGGAATGGCTACAGGTGAACCCATTGCGCATTCTTTATTAACAAAATCTTTGGTTAATGCACAAAGGCGTGTAGAGGATCGAAATTTTGAGATTAGAAAACATCTCTTAGAGTATGATGATGTCATAACGAAACATAGAGAATTTATTTATTCTCAGAGAAATTTAATTCTTGCTGATAATAATATTAAGGAACGTATTCTTCTCTCTTTAAGAGAATATCTTGATTTTTTATTCGATCAAGTGAAAGGAGATGTGGTCACAAGTTCTGTTTTAAATGAAATAAATTCAGTTTTTGCTTATATGATGGAAAGTGTTGGTTCTGTTGAGAAAATGAGTATTGCTGATTTAAAAGATAAGTTAATGGAAGTTGCTAGGTCTAATCTAGATATAAAAGAAGAATTAATTGGTTCTGAACTTTTAAATGAATTTTTAAAATATGAATATTTGAAAAATATTGATTCTAAATTTCAGGAGCATCTTGCAAATCTTGATTCTTTAAGAGAATCAGTTTATCTTAGATCTTATGCTAATAAAAATCCAATTACTGAATATAAAGAAGAGGGTTTTGCAATTTTTAGTGAACTTATTAAAGATATTAAGATCGAAACTTTAAGACGAACTTTGCAGGTAAAGATTGATGTTGATTCTAGTAATTATAAAAATAAAAAACCTAAAGATGTTCATGCTACTCATAAGGAGTTTTCAGGTATTGTTTCTAGGGAAAGAGATGATTCGGTGGGGGTGCAAATAGTTAGAAATACTCCCAAGATTGGAAGAAATGAACCTTGTTATTGTGGAAGTAAAAAAAAATATAAAAATTGTCATGGAAAAAATTAA
- a CDS encoding putative glycoside hydrolase encodes MRLNTCLMFFYVIFLLFSYFFLCFRLHSLNGNRYFKNGDFFFVHKGALYKKRNNGIFKIETKGIETRWIYPFKNPVSKRITSIYEDFYSSNSLLTTSDAVYVSHNYFKNFIKLVDTGKFNKNSYITSSALSRGEYKRVAVGTSNSGLYISINNNLDFKSLNSLISKTYLGAGYYDIISSLEFSKNSGSELYCSYGIYGDIILINIVSGVIKKLDFPFKKQIVRIIDLSDEKLEKLLVGTYDNHFYLYVDGKWIFDSQFSIYESNYFQKSKRLNLASNRGSIYLTAYTLRNKTAVDERFEFIKKLGMNSVIIDFKNDSGILTYASQLELPNKMNAVKKLIDVPYILKKAKELGIYVIARVVVFKDSKFYLYNNCEYALWNKKTNRPWGNVVKVMNGNSFKLIQKEHWVDLFSKNTWDYNLDIAKEIQLLGVDEIQFDYIRFPTDGPVSLIASRFNKYEMRAIDALESFLILAREKISIPISIDIYGNNGWFVTNSIGQNISMISDYVDVISPMFYPSHYTNDFLKNDLYYTTRAYKIYKEGSNRAFVFSSGKVIIRPYVQAFLLGSERIVSEEVYLQYFFNQLQGVKESLGNGFSLWNASNIYYMVKTNLNKFLGFS; translated from the coding sequence ATGAGACTTAATACATGCTTAATGTTTTTCTATGTAATTTTTTTATTATTTTCTTATTTTTTTTTATGTTTTCGTTTACATTCATTAAATGGGAACAGGTATTTTAAAAATGGTGATTTCTTTTTTGTTCATAAGGGTGCTTTATATAAAAAGCGCAATAATGGGATATTTAAAATTGAAACTAAGGGAATAGAGACTAGATGGATATACCCATTTAAAAATCCTGTATCCAAAAGGATAACTTCTATTTATGAAGATTTTTATTCTTCAAATTCTCTTTTAACAACAAGTGATGCTGTTTATGTTTCTCATAATTATTTTAAAAATTTTATAAAATTAGTTGATACTGGAAAATTTAATAAAAATTCTTATATTACATCAAGTGCATTGTCTCGAGGAGAATATAAACGTGTTGCTGTTGGGACTTCTAACAGCGGACTTTATATCAGTATTAATAATAATTTAGATTTTAAAAGCTTAAATTCTCTAATTTCTAAGACATATTTGGGTGCTGGTTATTATGATATTATTAGTTCGCTAGAATTTTCAAAAAATAGTGGGAGTGAGTTGTATTGTTCTTATGGAATTTATGGAGATATTATTTTAATTAATATAGTTTCAGGGGTTATTAAGAAATTAGATTTTCCATTTAAAAAACAGATAGTTCGTATTATTGATTTATCTGATGAAAAGCTAGAAAAACTTTTGGTTGGAACTTATGATAATCATTTTTATTTATATGTTGATGGAAAGTGGATCTTTGATAGTCAATTTTCTATTTATGAAAGTAATTATTTTCAAAAATCAAAGAGACTTAATCTTGCGTCTAATAGGGGTTCAATTTATTTGACAGCTTATACTCTTCGAAATAAAACAGCTGTTGATGAGAGATTTGAGTTTATTAAAAAATTAGGTATGAATTCTGTTATTATTGATTTTAAAAATGATAGTGGTATCTTAACTTATGCAAGTCAGCTAGAATTGCCTAATAAAATGAATGCAGTTAAAAAATTAATAGATGTTCCTTATATTTTAAAAAAGGCAAAAGAATTGGGAATATATGTTATTGCTCGTGTTGTTGTATTTAAAGATTCAAAATTTTATTTATATAATAATTGTGAGTATGCTCTTTGGAATAAAAAAACCAATCGTCCTTGGGGTAATGTTGTAAAAGTCATGAATGGTAATTCTTTTAAGTTGATACAAAAAGAACATTGGGTAGATCTTTTTTCAAAAAATACTTGGGATTATAATTTAGATATTGCAAAAGAAATTCAGTTGCTTGGAGTTGATGAGATTCAGTTTGATTATATTAGATTCCCAACAGATGGACCTGTATCTCTTATAGCTTCAAGATTTAATAAGTATGAAATGAGGGCAATTGATGCCCTTGAATCTTTTTTAATTTTGGCTAGGGAAAAAATTTCTATTCCTATTTCTATTGACATTTACGGCAATAATGGATGGTTTGTTACTAATAGTATTGGTCAAAATATTTCTATGATATCAGATTATGTTGATGTTATTTCTCCCATGTTTTATCCTTCACATTATACTAATGATTTTTTGAAGAATGATTTATATTATACTACCAGGGCTTATAAAATTTATAAAGAAGGGAGTAATAGGGCGTTTGTGTTTTCCTCGGGTAAAGTTATAATTAGACCTTACGTTCAGGCTTTTTTGCTTGGTTCAGAACGTATTGTGAGTGAAGAGGTTTATCTTCAATATTTTTTTAATCAATTACAAGGTGTCAAAGAGTCTTTGGGAAATGGTTTTAGCTTGTGGAATGCATCTAATATTTATTATATGGTTAAGACTAATTTAAACAAATTTTTGGGTTTTTCTTAA
- a CDS encoding calcium/sodium antiporter: MLGIFLLYLGGNYLLKSSVNIATYFKVPNLLIGVIIVSLSTSAPELFTSLIASFKQKNEIIVSNIIGSNIINILLALSLTGCFLKIKTDFKRLKFSFMMLFLLMFLLLLLSFDFSSLSFFKVPYHKTSSLIILFVFVSYLFLFYRKEKKYNVVERDLDNLNCDYGFKFLFLNIMFLFLSVYFLYLGSKLLIDNSIYIAHNIFHISEKVIGIIFVAFGTSIPELVVSLFAIIKKESDIALGNIIGSNIFNIGFILSSSSFISPVLMSDIYFVDFGIMFVISLILLLVVKVKGVFDRGPSIIFLFLYILYNVYLFGVY, encoded by the coding sequence ATGTTAGGTATATTTTTATTATATCTTGGTGGTAATTATCTTTTAAAGAGTTCTGTTAATATTGCTACTTATTTTAAAGTTCCCAATCTTTTAATAGGTGTTATAATAGTCTCTCTATCAACAAGTGCTCCAGAGCTTTTTACAAGTTTGATAGCATCGTTTAAGCAAAAAAATGAAATTATTGTTTCTAATATTATTGGTAGTAATATTATCAATATATTACTTGCACTTTCTTTAACAGGTTGTTTTTTAAAAATAAAAACAGATTTTAAGAGACTTAAGTTTTCTTTTATGATGTTATTTTTATTGATGTTTCTTTTATTGTTACTTTCTTTTGATTTTAGTTCTCTTTCTTTTTTTAAAGTGCCTTATCATAAGACCAGTTCGTTGATAATTTTATTTGTATTTGTATCTTATTTATTTTTATTTTATAGGAAAGAAAAAAAATATAATGTTGTTGAGCGGGATTTAGATAATCTTAATTGTGATTATGGATTTAAATTTTTATTTTTAAATATTATGTTTTTATTTTTAAGTGTTTATTTTTTATATTTAGGTTCGAAGTTATTAATAGATAATTCAATATATATTGCACATAATATTTTTCATATTAGTGAGAAAGTTATTGGAATTATTTTTGTTGCTTTTGGAACCAGTATACCAGAGCTTGTTGTTTCACTTTTTGCAATAATTAAAAAAGAATCAGATATTGCGCTGGGTAATATTATTGGCAGTAACATATTTAATATTGGATTTATTTTGTCTAGTAGTAGTTTTATAAGTCCAGTACTGATGAGTGATATTTATTTTGTTGATTTTGGTATTATGTTTGTTATATCTTTGATTTTGTTATTGGTAGTTAAAGTCAAAGGGGTTTTTGATAGGGGTCCTTCTATTATTTTTTTGTTTTTGTATATTTTATATAATGTGTATTTATTTGGTGTTTATTAA